From a region of the Trichocoleus sp. genome:
- a CDS encoding peptidase produces the protein MQRNFRKYHRVLALIVCLPIGLTVLTGMLATLTREWSFPLGISSSFLLQVHTGEIFHLEAIYPILNGLGLIGLLVTGITMLSRRKAPSQSKM, from the coding sequence ATGCAACGTAATTTCCGCAAGTATCATCGTGTTCTTGCGCTGATTGTTTGTCTGCCGATCGGGCTAACAGTTCTAACAGGAATGCTGGCGACATTGACCCGCGAATGGTCATTTCCTTTAGGCATATCCTCAAGCTTTTTGCTCCAAGTTCACACAGGTGAGATTTTTCACCTGGAAGCGATCTATCCAATCTTGAATGGATTAGGTCTTATTGGGCTATTGGTAACTGGTATAACGATGCTGTCTCGCCGCAAAGCTCCAAGCCAATCAAAAATGTAG
- a CDS encoding orange carotenoid protein N-terminal domain-containing protein, producing the protein MTYTTSNSSSELVTAFQSLDVDQQLALFYFIYKEMGGAITPAAPGASTVSPEIAQSLFEQVKNLSHEEQLQLQRDLITGKNSLIAREYGAFSDTTKLLFWYLLSQGMDNGTIIPMPANYQLSEQANQLFEQIKALDFGQQITLFRNIVSPMGVDPSDVEHDEATGL; encoded by the coding sequence ATGACATATACAACATCGAATTCGTCCAGTGAATTAGTAACAGCATTTCAAAGCCTTGACGTTGATCAGCAGCTTGCACTGTTTTATTTCATCTACAAGGAAATGGGCGGCGCAATCACACCTGCCGCACCCGGAGCCAGCACGGTTTCTCCAGAAATTGCCCAAAGCCTGTTTGAGCAGGTAAAGAATCTGTCTCATGAGGAGCAACTGCAACTGCAGCGGGATTTGATCACTGGAAAGAATTCTTTGATTGCCCGTGAATATGGCGCATTCAGTGACACAACCAAGCTGCTATTCTGGTATCTTCTGTCGCAAGGAATGGACAACGGCACAATTATCCCAATGCCTGCGAACTATCAGCTTTCTGAGCAAGCAAACCAACTCTTCGAGCAAATTAAAGCCCTCGATTTTGGACAGCAAATTACCCTGTTCCGCAATATCGTTTCACCCATGGGTGTCGATCCAAGCGATGTAGAACACGACGAAGCAACGGGACTATAA
- a CDS encoding ATP-dependent DNA helicase RecQ, with product MKRAKAKRQELQAVAQERFGYDNLRPGQEMAVRAVLDGHDTLAVMPTGAGKSAIYQLAGFLMPGVTVVVSPLIALQRDQVQSIADQDIGEATVVNSAVTQTERQEAFESLKQGDLEFLFLAPEQFNNPETLEQLQAAKPSLFVIDEAHCLSSWGHDFRPDYLRLGTVIEALGHPRILALTATAAPPVREEIVRRLGMQNPAVIVRGFDRPNIFLEVRRFDDETEKQAALIECARVAEKPGIIYAATRKRTEEIAQQLQEAGMTAAFYHAGMKSADRQQTEVTFLQDEIEVLVATTAFGMGMDKPNVRFVFHADISDSLDSYYQEIGRAARDGQPAKAILFYNPNDLRLRRFFASGGQLDTEQVVQVVERLQQQEEPVAPKELQEQIDLSQTKLKTALSRLAEVGAVEALPTGEVTIGNETEDLEIAAAAAVEAQERQHQLERSRLEMMRSYAEVRDCRREYLLNYFGEEYQKPCDSCDNCKAGLTVEDPDRHPFPINRQVVHKSWGIGTVMRYEGDKVVVLFDRVGYKTIGVQIAVFRRLLTLLD from the coding sequence ATGAAGAGAGCAAAGGCAAAAAGGCAGGAATTACAGGCGGTTGCTCAAGAGCGGTTTGGATATGACAACCTGCGTCCGGGGCAGGAAATGGCAGTACGGGCAGTGCTGGACGGGCACGATACCTTAGCGGTGATGCCAACGGGTGCTGGTAAGTCGGCAATCTATCAGCTTGCAGGGTTTCTGATGCCGGGGGTGACGGTTGTGGTATCGCCGCTCATCGCGCTTCAGCGTGATCAAGTACAGTCGATCGCCGATCAAGATATTGGAGAAGCGACCGTTGTTAATTCAGCCGTGACGCAGACCGAGCGTCAAGAAGCGTTTGAAAGCTTGAAACAAGGTGACCTGGAGTTCTTGTTTTTGGCTCCAGAACAATTCAACAATCCAGAAACGCTAGAGCAGTTGCAGGCAGCAAAGCCTTCTCTTTTTGTAATTGACGAAGCCCATTGCCTCAGTTCTTGGGGGCATGATTTTCGTCCAGACTACTTGCGGCTTGGCACTGTGATTGAGGCATTAGGTCATCCGCGTATTTTGGCATTGACAGCAACAGCAGCGCCTCCGGTGCGGGAAGAAATTGTGCGGCGATTGGGAATGCAGAATCCAGCAGTGATCGTCAGAGGGTTCGATCGCCCCAACATTTTTTTAGAAGTGAGACGGTTTGATGATGAAACCGAAAAGCAAGCTGCCCTCATCGAATGTGCCCGTGTTGCTGAAAAGCCAGGAATTATTTATGCTGCAACGCGAAAACGCACTGAGGAAATTGCCCAACAGCTACAGGAAGCAGGAATGACCGCAGCTTTTTATCATGCTGGAATGAAATCAGCGGATCGTCAGCAGACCGAGGTGACATTTCTGCAAGATGAAATTGAAGTTTTGGTTGCAACCACTGCTTTTGGGATGGGAATGGACAAGCCAAATGTGCGGTTTGTTTTTCATGCAGATATTAGCGACTCGCTCGATTCCTACTATCAAGAAATTGGACGTGCGGCGCGTGATGGTCAACCGGCGAAAGCAATTTTGTTTTATAACCCAAACGATTTGCGGCTGAGGCGATTTTTTGCAAGCGGTGGACAGCTTGACACAGAACAGGTTGTTCAGGTTGTAGAAAGGCTGCAACAGCAAGAGGAACCCGTTGCTCCTAAAGAATTGCAAGAGCAAATTGACTTATCTCAAACAAAACTGAAAACAGCATTGAGTCGATTGGCTGAAGTGGGTGCAGTCGAAGCATTGCCAACCGGAGAAGTCACAATTGGGAATGAAACCGAAGATTTAGAAATTGCTGCTGCTGCCGCAGTCGAAGCACAAGAACGACAACACCAATTGGAACGATCGCGTCTGGAAATGATGCGAAGCTATGCCGAAGTGAGAGACTGTCGCCGTGAATACTTACTCAACTATTTTGGTGAAGAATATCAGAAACCTTGTGACAGCTGCGACAACTGCAAAGCGGGTCTGACAGTGGAAGATCCCGATCGCCATCCCTTTCCAATTAATCGTCAAGTGGTGCACAAATCTTGGGGTATTGGAACAGTGATGCGCTATGAAGGTGACAAAGTAGTTGTCTTGTTTGATCGAGTTGGCTATAAAACGATCGGCGTACAAATTGCTGTCTTTCGGCGGTTGCTGACTCTGCTCGATTAG